Proteins found in one Sorghum bicolor cultivar BTx623 chromosome 1, Sorghum_bicolor_NCBIv3, whole genome shotgun sequence genomic segment:
- the LOC8083639 gene encoding protein NRT1/ PTR FAMILY 8.3, with translation MKGGSISDEEHGGLVPLHGKFSQDYAPYICNGSVDIRGNPASTIHTGKWRACYSILVAEFCGSLAYYGVGTNLVSYLSNVQQQSNIDAASNIAFWQGTSYLCSLLGAFLADSYWGRHRTIVISLSTFTCGLMLLTLSAIVPANILTVVTSPQDALAFLGLFLTALGLGGIWPCVPTFGADQFNDTDGEEKEQKEIYYNWYYVSVNGGFLFASTVLVWVQDNYGWGLGFGIPTVFSAVGVAGFLACMKLYRYQKPGGSALTRICQVVVAATRKVNVDLPTDSSLLYEMPGKESVIVGSRKLMHTDGLRFLDRAATITTAEEKFLDTPNPWKLCTVTQVEELKILARMLPVFLAAMIFNTAEALFPLFIEQGQVMDNHIHSFSIPPASLTTFNCLCIVILAPAYNKVLMPIASRITGVKRGLSELQRIGVGMAFAVLSLVSAAIVEMARLDMAKKTGLVHQSTAVPMNILWQAPQYILVGVAKVFSVVGFIEFAYEQSPDAMRSCCQACALVMVSLGSYLVSVMLKMIDSVTEGIWGHGWIPENLNQGRLDLFFWLMAGLQLLNLLGFAYCAMRYKNKLAG, from the exons GACTATGCACCATATATTTGCAATGGATCTGTTGATATCAGAGGTAATCCAGCATCGACAATCCATACTGGAAAATGGAGAGCCTGCTACTCAATTCTAG TTGCAGAATTTTGTGGTTCTTTGGCGTACTATGGAGTTGGAACAAACCTGGTCAGTTACCTGTCCAATGTGCAGCAGCAAAGCAATATTGATGCGGCGAGCAATATTGCCTTCTGGCAGGGCACCAGCTACCTTTGTTCCCTTCTTGGAGCATTCTTGGCAGATTCATATTGGGGAAGACACCGAACAATTGTGATTTCCCTGTCAACCTTTACATGT GGATTGATGTTACTGACACTTTCTGCAATTGTTCCTGCAAACATTCTTACAGTGGTGACCTCCCCTCAGGATGCCTTGGCTTTCCTGGGCCTATTCCTGACAGCTCTGGGCTTAGGTGGCATCTGGCCTTGTGTTCCCACATTTGGAGCTGATCAATTCAATGATACCGATGGGGAAGAGAAGGAGCAGAAGGAGATCTACTACAACTGGTACTACGTTTCTGTCAATGGTGGTTTCCTCTTCGCGAGCACAGTCCTTGTTTGGGTTCAGGACAATTATGGCTGGGGATTGGGTTTTGGGATTCCTACTGTGTTTTCAGCAGTTGGAGTTGCTGGGTTTCTTGCCTGCATGAAGCTGTACAGGTATCAGAAACCAGGTGGAAGCGCACTAACTAGGATATGCCAGGTCGTGGTGGCGGCCACTCGCAAGGTCAACGTAGATCTGCCAACAGACAGCTCTCTTCTGTATGAAATGCCAGGGAAGGAGTCAGTAATTGTGGGGAGTAGGAAGCTAATGCACACTGATGGACTAAG GTTTTTGGACCGAGCTGCCACCATCACAACCGCGGAAGAGAAGTTTCTTGACACACCTAATCCATGGAAGCTTTGTACGGTGACGCAAGTGGAGGAGCTCAAGATTTTGGCAAGAATGCTTCCTGTATTTCTAGCTGCCATGATCTTCAACACAGCCGAAGCTCTATTCCCACTGTTCATTGAACAGGGACAGGTCATGGACAACCACATACATAGTTTCTCAATACCTCCTGCCTCTCTCACGACCTTCAACTGCCTCTGCATTGTCATCTTGGCCCCAGCGTACAACAAGGTTCTCATGCCTATTGCGAGCAGGATCACTGGTGTGAAGCGAGGACTGTCGGAGCTGCAACGAATCGGCGTGGGTATGGCTTTCGCTGTGCTATCGCTGGTTTCAGCAGCGATAGTTGAGATGGCGCGTCTTGACATGGCAAAGAAGACAGGCCTGGTGCACCAGAGCACTGCGGTCCCAATGAATATCTTGTGGCAGGCACCACAGTACATCTTGGTAGGGGTCGCAAAGGTGTTCAGTGTGGTGGGTTTCATCGAATTTGCATATGAACAGTCACCAGATGCCATGAGAAGCTGCTGCCAGGCTTGCGCTCTCGTCATGGTTAGCCTTGGGAGCTACCTTGTGTCTGTCATGTTAAAGATGATCGATTCAGTGACAGAGGGGATATGGGGCCATGGTTGGATCCCCGAGAACCTCAACCAAGGGCGACTTGATCTGTTTTTCTGGTTGATGGCAGGACTGCAACTGCTAAACCTTCTTGGATTTGCTTACTGTGCCATGAGGTACAAGAACAAACTAGCTGGATGA